In Actinoplanes derwentensis, the following proteins share a genomic window:
- a CDS encoding transposase family protein — protein sequence MLAYRAMVDVPRELVQYVARLLHAERRARGTRKKTRALTCFYQALLVLVWFRKQEDLTLLGAGFGVSRATAYRYRDEGIAVLAAQAQDLHTALKRVAADGWSYVILDGKLFDCDRLTETTLSVKGKTIDAWFSGKHRDFGANIQAIMRPDGLPIWTSAAMPGHLHDTSCARDLGVTAALNWSAAELDLPALADSGYESTGQGIKTPIKQPADGKPLAVDNRAYNRLLRGLRWQGERGFAILVGRWKALRRTTISPRRTGDVVAAALHLTHFEYKYLTGSC from the coding sequence GTGCTGGCTTATCGTGCCATGGTCGACGTCCCGAGGGAACTGGTGCAGTACGTGGCGCGGTTGCTCCATGCCGAGCGCCGCGCCCGTGGCACGCGGAAGAAGACACGTGCGCTGACCTGCTTCTACCAGGCGTTACTCGTACTCGTCTGGTTCCGTAAGCAGGAAGACCTGACACTGCTGGGCGCCGGTTTCGGGGTCTCCCGGGCGACCGCGTACCGCTACCGCGACGAGGGCATCGCGGTGCTCGCCGCCCAGGCACAGGACCTGCACACCGCTCTGAAGCGGGTCGCCGCCGACGGCTGGTCGTACGTCATCCTCGACGGCAAACTGTTCGACTGCGACCGGCTGACCGAGACCACCCTGTCGGTCAAGGGAAAGACGATCGACGCCTGGTTCTCCGGAAAGCACCGCGACTTCGGCGCGAACATTCAGGCGATCATGCGCCCGGACGGACTGCCGATCTGGACATCGGCGGCGATGCCGGGGCATCTGCACGACACCAGCTGCGCCCGCGACCTCGGCGTCACCGCCGCCCTGAACTGGTCCGCCGCCGAACTCGACCTGCCGGCCTTGGCCGACTCCGGCTACGAAAGCACTGGTCAGGGCATCAAAACCCCAATCAAGCAACCGGCCGACGGTAAACCCCTCGCCGTCGACAACCGCGCCTACAACCGGCTCCTACGCGGTCTGCGCTGGCAGGGCGAACGCGGCTTCGCGATCCTCGTCGGACGCTGGAAAGCCCTGCGCCGCACCACGATAAGCCCACGCCGCACCGGCGATGTCGTCGCCGCCGCGCTGCACCTGACCCATTTCGAATACAAATACCTAACCGGATCTTGCTGA
- a CDS encoding M4 family metallopeptidase, translating to MRNQPAGGWSLSTTSQEQQLRRPKALPAIAALAVAALLGANAQAANAAPAAPAAPAGEPVPVTVAPETDTPALVDDVADPVDATVAPDKAAKAHLAGHQDRYKISDPAGTLTTASVETDGERETVRLNQKYRGLPVFGAQYVVRTEKKAAERTVTGTSGTYFTNLDVDTTATPIPTALAISRAVEEVRKSLHPGTAVVPSAPRPGTAATDLTGTDQGLLVMPTGTGVLARRVLVQGKDTVSGLPVLRDVYVGATNGVPLLSVSRLKSFAADQQAAAAVPQEAAQPRQAGDGTGSVAGQGTTLHGATVPLSLLDAGSYLMMDITHRRPSGATVPITTWDGRGWDYYNLMDGQWPEGLTPFVSPTTTLGADLTEAGAVDAAWSAAQVFEWYQAKLGRDSLDDAGMPIDSVVGITYGGYPFVNAYWDGTRMVYGSGDDEYLPLAADPDVVGHEMTHGVVERTANLVYAGQPGALNEAIADYFGNAIDVDASGTSMSDPQASLLGGDLCRTLAPADCALRDLDDGATTADFQHLIDIASMDYGGVHLNSTIVSGALWDMRQGLDKTVADKIVYRALTDYLTPMSDFVDARDAVLASAKSFRLSKKDLKVVQAAFDSRGITAKWKKNLYGKGTEVLIDRLNTGMYADMKASVANGWFAVPRSDANRTEPTSIWVGRTDGKGTPYQLSPADGSANGFPHTDGKRVVWSSIALDPGSPTGETTRILSAPIGGGPVKELYGSPYRIDGLGFDRDVVTWSQYDPAQGYLDVVRYLRIGSPDVHTLTHPDWFGSATAPSVENGKISYVRYEIYRQPDANGQYWSLGVEVYDLATGKTAYAGGDVGAERMSYPDLSGTGVAWMTDRDYGTIVDGEWSKGAYHDSVRLYDFATRTSSLLFEENSPQAIRAVTVALSDSTLTVTEEAPVSAWMESGGYPGNSLNPKLKQYTLQGRYLGPASCSPGAQMYATAAGGRKVVFMDSSAAGFGLAYASGAKSCS from the coding sequence GTGCGGAACCAGCCGGCCGGTGGCTGGAGCCTGTCCACAACCTCGCAGGAGCAACAGTTGCGCAGACCCAAGGCACTACCCGCAATCGCCGCTCTGGCGGTGGCCGCCCTCCTCGGCGCCAACGCGCAGGCCGCGAACGCGGCACCCGCGGCGCCCGCGGCACCGGCCGGCGAGCCGGTCCCGGTCACCGTGGCGCCGGAGACGGACACACCCGCGCTGGTGGACGATGTGGCCGACCCGGTCGACGCCACGGTCGCGCCGGACAAGGCCGCCAAGGCTCACCTCGCGGGCCACCAGGATCGCTACAAGATCAGCGATCCGGCCGGCACGCTCACCACCGCGAGCGTCGAGACCGACGGCGAGCGGGAGACGGTCCGGCTGAACCAGAAGTACCGGGGCCTGCCGGTGTTCGGTGCCCAGTACGTGGTGCGTACCGAGAAGAAGGCCGCCGAGCGCACGGTGACCGGAACGTCGGGCACCTACTTCACGAACCTGGACGTCGACACCACCGCCACCCCGATCCCCACCGCGCTCGCGATCTCCCGCGCGGTCGAGGAGGTGCGCAAGAGCCTGCATCCCGGTACGGCGGTGGTGCCGTCCGCCCCGCGTCCCGGCACGGCCGCCACCGACCTCACCGGCACCGACCAGGGGTTACTGGTCATGCCGACCGGCACCGGTGTGCTCGCGCGGCGGGTGCTCGTCCAGGGCAAGGACACCGTCTCGGGCCTGCCCGTGCTGCGTGACGTGTACGTGGGCGCGACGAACGGGGTGCCGCTTCTCAGCGTCAGCCGGCTCAAGTCCTTCGCCGCCGACCAGCAGGCCGCAGCCGCCGTGCCGCAGGAAGCGGCGCAGCCGCGTCAGGCCGGTGACGGGACGGGGTCGGTCGCCGGTCAGGGCACCACGCTGCACGGCGCCACCGTGCCGCTGTCGCTGCTCGACGCCGGTTCCTACCTGATGATGGACATCACCCACCGCCGGCCGAGCGGTGCGACGGTGCCGATCACCACCTGGGACGGCCGGGGCTGGGACTACTACAACCTGATGGACGGCCAGTGGCCCGAGGGCCTGACGCCGTTCGTGTCGCCGACCACCACGCTCGGCGCCGACCTGACCGAAGCCGGTGCGGTGGACGCCGCCTGGAGCGCCGCGCAGGTGTTCGAGTGGTACCAGGCGAAACTCGGGCGTGACAGCCTGGACGACGCGGGCATGCCGATCGACTCGGTCGTCGGGATCACATACGGCGGCTACCCGTTCGTCAACGCGTACTGGGACGGCACCCGCATGGTGTACGGCAGCGGCGACGACGAGTACCTGCCGCTGGCCGCGGACCCGGACGTGGTGGGCCATGAGATGACGCACGGAGTGGTGGAGCGCACCGCGAACCTGGTGTACGCCGGGCAGCCGGGCGCGCTCAACGAGGCGATCGCCGACTACTTCGGCAACGCCATCGACGTCGACGCGTCGGGCACCTCGATGTCCGACCCGCAGGCCAGCCTGCTCGGTGGTGACCTCTGCCGCACCCTGGCGCCCGCCGACTGTGCCCTGCGCGACCTCGACGACGGCGCCACCACCGCGGACTTCCAGCACCTCATCGACATCGCGTCGATGGACTACGGCGGCGTGCACCTCAACTCGACGATCGTGTCCGGCGCCCTGTGGGACATGCGTCAGGGGCTGGACAAGACGGTCGCCGACAAGATCGTCTACCGGGCGCTCACCGACTACCTGACGCCGATGTCCGACTTCGTCGACGCGCGTGACGCCGTGCTCGCCTCCGCCAAGTCGTTCCGCCTGAGCAAGAAGGACCTCAAGGTGGTGCAGGCGGCGTTCGACTCCCGTGGGATCACCGCGAAGTGGAAGAAGAACCTGTACGGCAAGGGCACCGAGGTCCTGATCGACCGGCTCAACACCGGCATGTACGCCGACATGAAGGCGAGCGTGGCGAACGGCTGGTTCGCCGTGCCGCGATCGGACGCGAACCGCACCGAACCGACGTCGATCTGGGTGGGCCGCACCGACGGCAAGGGCACGCCGTACCAGCTCTCCCCGGCCGACGGCAGCGCCAACGGTTTCCCGCACACCGACGGCAAGCGCGTCGTGTGGTCGTCGATCGCACTGGACCCCGGCTCGCCGACCGGGGAGACCACCCGCATCCTGTCAGCGCCGATCGGTGGCGGTCCGGTCAAGGAGCTGTACGGTTCCCCGTACCGCATCGATGGTCTGGGTTTCGACCGTGACGTGGTCACGTGGAGTCAGTACGATCCGGCGCAGGGATACCTCGACGTGGTGCGCTACCTGCGGATCGGCTCGCCGGACGTGCACACCCTCACCCATCCGGACTGGTTCGGCAGCGCGACGGCCCCGAGTGTCGAGAACGGGAAGATCTCCTACGTCCGGTACGAGATCTACCGCCAGCCCGACGCCAACGGGCAGTACTGGTCGCTGGGCGTGGAGGTGTACGACCTCGCGACCGGGAAGACGGCGTACGCCGGTGGTGATGTCGGTGCCGAGCGGATGAGCTATCCCGATCTGTCCGGCACCGGTGTCGCCTGGATGACCGACCGCGACTACGGGACCATCGTCGACGGCGAGTGGAGCAAGGGGGCGTACCACGACTCGGTGCGGCTCTACGACTTCGCCACCCGTACCAGCAGCCTGCTCTTCGAAGAGAACTCGCCGCAGGCGATCCGTGCCGTCACCGTCGCGTTGTCCGACAGCACCCTCACCGTGACCGAGGAGGCGCCGGTGAGTGCCTGGATGGAGAGCGGCGGTTACCCGGGCAACTCGCTGAATCCGAAGCTCAAGCAGTACACGCTTCAAGGCCGGTACCTCGGCCCGGCGTCGTGCAGCCCGGGCGCGCAGATGTACGCGACCGCGGCGGGCGGGCGCAAGGTGGTCTTCATGGACTCGTCAGCGGCGGGCTTCGGCCTGGCGTACGCGTCCGGAGCCAAGTCCTGCAGTTGA
- a CDS encoding helix-turn-helix domain-containing protein produces MNTTDIPWSATGLDPSAGRVLEHLMAVRSADRDEVASAAGLTPAEADQALWLLADSALASRIGGVVPRWAAAPPRSSLGALLARQRAELARAEDLVERLFETHEAVSGPRSTGVVEVLSNADEVPARYRQLLTESSSEVLHLAKPPYVTSASAETVAVAPEVRMRSVYETDGLTDAVSLMTALRGTGQGGKMRLTSQIPVKLVIFDRAAALLPIRGDRPSSGSLVVHSPALVTALVALFESVWDRAEPVLLTKRHDLSDTGDALPASGRDLRTREILRMMAVGMKDDTIARILHLSRRTVQQHISDAGSVLGARTRFQIAVLAGKRGWLSDQDDSAPQRGIIGG; encoded by the coding sequence ATGAATACAACGGACATACCGTGGTCGGCGACGGGTCTCGATCCGTCCGCCGGCCGGGTGCTGGAGCACCTGATGGCGGTGCGATCGGCGGACCGCGACGAAGTGGCGTCCGCGGCCGGTTTGACGCCCGCCGAGGCGGACCAGGCACTGTGGCTGCTCGCGGACTCGGCACTGGCGTCGCGGATCGGTGGCGTGGTGCCGCGCTGGGCGGCCGCGCCACCACGGTCGTCGCTCGGTGCCCTGCTGGCCCGGCAGCGAGCCGAACTGGCCCGGGCCGAGGACCTGGTGGAACGGCTCTTCGAGACACACGAGGCGGTGTCCGGGCCCCGTAGCACCGGCGTGGTGGAGGTGCTAAGCAATGCCGACGAGGTGCCCGCGCGCTACCGCCAGCTGCTGACCGAGAGTTCGTCGGAGGTGCTGCATCTGGCGAAGCCGCCGTACGTGACGAGTGCGTCGGCCGAGACCGTGGCAGTGGCGCCCGAGGTGCGGATGCGATCGGTGTACGAGACGGACGGTCTCACCGACGCGGTGTCCCTCATGACGGCGTTGCGCGGCACGGGCCAGGGCGGCAAGATGCGGCTGACCTCGCAGATCCCGGTGAAGCTGGTGATCTTCGACCGGGCGGCCGCTCTGCTGCCGATCCGCGGGGACCGCCCCTCCTCCGGATCGCTCGTGGTGCACTCGCCCGCACTGGTGACCGCGCTCGTGGCACTGTTCGAGAGCGTGTGGGACCGCGCCGAGCCGGTGTTGCTGACGAAACGGCACGACCTGTCGGACACCGGCGACGCCTTACCGGCCTCCGGGCGGGACCTGCGGACCCGGGAGATCCTGCGGATGATGGCGGTCGGCATGAAGGACGACACGATCGCCCGGATCCTGCACCTGAGCCGCCGTACCGTTCAGCAGCACATCAGCGACGCCGGCTCGGTACTCGGCGCCCGGACCCGTTTCCAGATCGCCGTGCTGGCCGGGAAACGGGGGTGGCTGAGCGACCAGGACGACAGTGCGCCGCAGCGTGGCATCATCGGCGGATGA
- a CDS encoding cytochrome P450 translates to MTRPPQVPGLPLLGNALPMMGDVQRFFVDTYRRLGPVYRVKALNQAFVIMAGERANRFLLEHGEDVFSSETSFGGLNHEFGMRVHVLRGRPHRHLRKVLATGLSRDLLAARWDDVVRETEQAFDGWQGQRSLPVVDACQRLAAAQLSVAFTGASSAARFTTLRSAFELVLDVTIAGKWPAAALRLPAYRRARAEIHAFARDALAERAAHPTGGPRDLLDQALDAVDENGEQYSLDVRAGMALQGYFAGVNTVAYLYSFMLRALLDNPGVLERVTSEAGAEPITWERLRGLPALRGLILETLRVYPPAPGSARTATKAFDFEGFHIAEGDRVLVATCVPHHLAEFFPDPDRFDIDRDFTAARRASVYAPFSVGGHTCLGAGMTEALAVATVALLVRCLTITPTHPGRPLRITATPGPNPGRRFTVSVRR, encoded by the coding sequence ATGACGCGACCCCCTCAGGTGCCCGGACTGCCCCTGCTCGGCAACGCCCTGCCGATGATGGGTGACGTCCAGCGGTTCTTCGTCGACACCTACCGCCGGCTCGGCCCGGTCTACCGGGTCAAGGCACTCAACCAGGCGTTCGTCATCATGGCCGGGGAACGCGCCAACCGTTTCCTGCTCGAACACGGCGAGGACGTGTTCTCCAGCGAGACCAGTTTCGGCGGGCTGAACCACGAGTTCGGCATGCGCGTCCACGTGCTGCGCGGGCGTCCGCACCGGCATCTGCGCAAGGTCCTCGCCACCGGGCTGTCCCGGGACCTGCTGGCCGCACGCTGGGACGACGTCGTGCGGGAGACCGAGCAGGCCTTCGACGGCTGGCAGGGGCAGCGGTCGTTGCCGGTGGTCGACGCCTGTCAGCGGCTGGCCGCCGCGCAACTGTCCGTGGCGTTCACCGGAGCCAGCTCCGCGGCCCGGTTCACGACGCTGCGATCGGCGTTCGAACTGGTCCTCGACGTCACCATCGCCGGGAAGTGGCCAGCGGCGGCGCTGCGGCTGCCCGCGTACCGGCGGGCGCGCGCGGAGATCCACGCCTTCGCGCGGGACGCGCTCGCCGAACGGGCCGCCCACCCGACCGGCGGGCCGCGGGACCTGCTCGACCAGGCCCTCGACGCGGTGGACGAGAACGGCGAACAGTACTCGCTCGACGTCCGGGCCGGCATGGCCCTGCAGGGCTACTTCGCGGGTGTCAACACTGTCGCCTACCTCTACAGCTTCATGCTGCGTGCGCTCCTGGACAACCCCGGAGTGCTCGAACGGGTCACCAGCGAGGCCGGCGCCGAACCGATCACGTGGGAACGGCTGCGCGGTCTTCCGGCACTTCGCGGGCTGATTCTGGAGACTCTGCGCGTCTACCCACCGGCGCCCGGCTCCGCCCGTACGGCGACGAAGGCCTTTGATTTCGAAGGTTTCCACATCGCCGAGGGGGACCGGGTGCTGGTGGCGACCTGCGTGCCCCACCACCTCGCCGAGTTCTTCCCCGATCCGGACCGGTTCGACATCGACCGTGATTTCACGGCGGCTCGGCGGGCCTCGGTCTACGCGCCGTTCTCGGTCGGCGGCCACACCTGTCTCGGCGCCGGGATGACCGAGGCGCTCGCAGTCGCCACGGTGGCGTTGCTGGTCCGGTGCCTGACCATCACGCCCACCCATCCGGGCCGGCCACTGCGCATCACGGCCACCCCCGGCCCCAACCCGGGCCGCCGCTTCACGGTGTCGGTCAGGCGGTGA
- a CDS encoding SDR family NAD(P)-dependent oxidoreductase — protein MSNWTAAQLPALTGTTVVITGATGGIGLVTARELARAGATVVLAARNVDKAHRAVSGLRGDFVIQHLDVADLDSVRTFAASYSGPVDILINNAGVMDIPAARTAQGLDLQTATNYFGPHLLTNLLLPRLTDRVITVGSQLHRFGRLNLDDLDWQTRKYNGLAVYESSKLAVVLFSLELQRRLTEAGSPVRSLVAHPGVARTALVDHSPLGVINRFPFLVQDAEQGALPLLYAATQNVPGNAYVGPDGLFSFTGYPKVRKPSRAARNPTTAKALWAATTALTA, from the coding sequence ATGAGCAACTGGACCGCCGCCCAGCTCCCGGCCCTGACCGGCACCACCGTGGTGATCACCGGTGCCACCGGAGGCATCGGCCTGGTGACCGCCCGCGAGTTGGCCCGGGCCGGCGCCACCGTCGTGCTGGCCGCCCGCAACGTCGACAAGGCCCACCGCGCGGTGTCCGGTCTGCGCGGCGACTTCGTGATCCAGCACCTGGACGTGGCCGACCTGGACTCGGTGCGAACGTTCGCGGCGTCCTACAGCGGCCCCGTCGACATCCTGATCAACAACGCCGGTGTGATGGACATCCCGGCGGCCCGGACCGCGCAGGGCCTGGATCTGCAGACCGCGACCAACTACTTCGGCCCGCACCTGCTCACCAACCTGCTGCTCCCCCGCCTGACCGACCGCGTGATCACGGTCGGCAGCCAGCTGCACCGTTTCGGCCGGCTGAACCTGGACGACCTCGACTGGCAGACCCGCAAATACAACGGCCTCGCCGTGTACGAGTCGTCGAAGCTGGCCGTGGTCCTGTTCTCCCTGGAACTGCAACGTCGCCTGACCGAAGCCGGCAGCCCGGTCCGTTCCCTGGTCGCGCACCCCGGAGTCGCCCGGACCGCCCTGGTGGATCATTCCCCGCTGGGTGTCATCAACCGGTTCCCGTTCCTGGTCCAGGACGCCGAACAGGGCGCACTCCCCCTGTTGTACGCGGCCACCCAGAACGTCCCCGGCAACGCCTACGTCGGTCCCGACGGCCTGTTCAGCTTCACCGGCTACCCGAAGGTCCGCAAACCCAGCCGAGCCGCCCGGAACCCCACCACCGCCAAGGCCCTCTGGGCGGCGACCACCGCTCTCACCGCCTGA
- a CDS encoding helix-turn-helix transcriptional regulator, which yields MTALDRDGLGDFLRGRRLSLQPEDVGLRRGARRRTSGLRREEVAELCDMSADYLARLERGSGSQPSPQMAAAIARGLRLTPDERDHLFLLCGHRARSRQLRDAHISPGLLRVMDRLQDTPAEILGPLGETLQQTPPAVALLGDETRFTGPARSALYRWFTDPAARARYLPDDHELNSRVYASILRAVSTTHGSGSPAAALVADLLRLSDEFAGLWERQEIGLRWSNAKRFVHPEVGRIDLYCQTLLDPDQGQSLLIFTATPGTESYDKLALLTVLGSDTFTGSR from the coding sequence ATGACAGCACTGGACCGAGACGGGCTGGGTGACTTCCTGCGCGGCCGCCGGCTGTCCCTGCAACCGGAGGACGTCGGGTTGCGGCGTGGCGCGCGCCGGCGCACGAGCGGGCTGCGCCGGGAGGAGGTCGCCGAACTGTGTGACATGTCGGCCGACTATCTGGCCCGTCTGGAGCGGGGCAGCGGCTCCCAGCCGTCGCCGCAGATGGCCGCGGCCATCGCCCGTGGCCTGCGGCTGACCCCGGACGAGCGGGACCATCTGTTCCTGCTGTGCGGGCACCGGGCCCGGTCCCGGCAGCTGCGCGATGCGCACATCAGCCCGGGACTGCTGCGGGTGATGGACCGGCTGCAGGACACCCCGGCCGAGATCCTGGGACCGCTCGGCGAGACCTTGCAGCAGACGCCGCCGGCGGTGGCGCTGCTCGGCGACGAGACGCGGTTCACCGGGCCGGCGCGCAGTGCCCTCTACCGGTGGTTCACCGATCCGGCCGCCCGCGCCCGCTACCTGCCCGACGACCACGAACTCAACAGCCGCGTGTACGCCTCGATCCTGCGCGCCGTCAGCACCACGCACGGCTCCGGATCGCCGGCCGCCGCGCTCGTGGCCGATCTGCTGAGGCTCAGCGACGAGTTCGCCGGGCTGTGGGAGCGGCAGGAGATCGGGTTGCGCTGGAGCAACGCCAAGCGTTTCGTGCATCCCGAGGTCGGGCGGATCGACCTCTACTGCCAGACGCTGCTCGACCCCGACCAGGGACAGTCACTGTTGATCTTCACTGCCACTCCCGGCACCGAGAGCTACGACAAACTCGCGCTGCTGACCGTGCTCGGTTCCGACACGTTCACCGGGTCACGGTGA
- a CDS encoding DUF4190 domain-containing protein, which translates to MSYPPPGPQDPYGQQPPYPPQPYPGQPYSPQPYPQQYHGHYRPHPMSGPPMSGPPMTPYPPQPGYYPPPPMAVVVPTSGLAVASLIFGLIGFFGGFCAFGIPCAFAVLFGHLALRETKNGHRSGHGMAVAGLILGYILLVPAIIVIAMGGFGAVLGAVTPATSP; encoded by the coding sequence ATGAGCTACCCCCCGCCCGGACCACAAGATCCGTACGGCCAGCAGCCGCCGTACCCGCCGCAGCCGTATCCGGGTCAGCCGTACTCGCCGCAGCCGTACCCGCAGCAGTACCACGGCCACTACCGGCCTCACCCGATGTCCGGGCCGCCGATGTCCGGGCCGCCGATGACGCCGTACCCGCCGCAGCCCGGCTACTATCCGCCGCCACCGATGGCGGTGGTCGTACCGACGTCCGGTCTGGCAGTCGCGTCCTTGATCTTCGGTTTGATCGGCTTCTTCGGCGGCTTCTGCGCCTTCGGCATCCCGTGCGCGTTCGCGGTGCTCTTCGGCCATCTGGCGCTGCGGGAGACGAAGAACGGCCACCGGTCCGGGCACGGCATGGCGGTCGCCGGGCTGATCCTGGGCTACATCCTGCTGGTCCCGGCGATCATCGTGATCGCGATGGGCGGCTTCGGAGCGGTGCTCGGCGCGGTGACCCCGGCGACCTCACCGTGA
- a CDS encoding GGDEF domain-containing protein, with product MDDARAPRTSAALADTAERQANLLSSSAVPIYVAAAWLLDGPIRWAMAGMALLLTVVGFAVRRAPGDRDKWAGVVTCLLASGVWGWLTPRIPMLASAVLVVAIIYPALMLPARSARGLLVVAPMVALAAQFAEGFAGSQAVQAVAVAMTSVGLGLVFYRIRRVTAQRISDDTRALAEANARLENLSRTDGLTGLANRRRLDEALDQAWVDAVAGDEPVSVVMVDIDHFKSYNDHYGHLGGDDCLRKVAATLAGAIREGDLAARYGGEEFSVIIAGGDAVEVAERIRLAVSELAAEHVTAPSGRVTVSVGVATARPGEIGAARQLLEAADLSLYQAKRDGRNRVGPMVTHLQAA from the coding sequence ATGGACGACGCGCGTGCCCCCAGGACTTCAGCGGCCTTGGCGGATACCGCTGAGCGCCAGGCCAATCTGTTGAGCAGTTCGGCGGTGCCGATCTATGTGGCGGCGGCCTGGCTCCTGGACGGGCCGATCCGCTGGGCGATGGCCGGGATGGCGTTGCTGCTGACGGTCGTCGGATTCGCCGTCCGGAGAGCACCCGGAGACCGGGACAAGTGGGCTGGCGTCGTCACGTGTCTGCTGGCCAGCGGGGTCTGGGGATGGCTGACGCCGCGGATTCCAATGCTTGCCTCCGCCGTGCTGGTCGTGGCGATCATCTATCCGGCACTGATGCTGCCGGCCCGCAGTGCCAGGGGTCTGCTCGTCGTGGCGCCCATGGTCGCGTTGGCGGCACAGTTCGCTGAAGGGTTCGCGGGCAGCCAGGCTGTTCAGGCTGTCGCGGTGGCGATGACCAGTGTCGGGCTGGGGCTCGTCTTCTACCGGATCCGGCGAGTGACGGCCCAGCGGATCTCCGATGACACCCGGGCGCTCGCCGAGGCGAACGCGCGGCTGGAGAACCTGTCCCGTACCGACGGGCTGACCGGGCTGGCCAACCGGCGGCGGCTGGACGAGGCGCTGGACCAGGCGTGGGTGGACGCTGTCGCCGGGGACGAGCCGGTCAGTGTGGTGATGGTGGACATCGACCATTTCAAGAGCTACAACGACCACTACGGGCATCTGGGTGGTGACGACTGCCTGCGGAAGGTGGCCGCGACCCTCGCCGGGGCGATCCGGGAGGGGGACCTGGCGGCCCGGTACGGCGGTGAGGAGTTCTCGGTGATCATCGCCGGTGGTGACGCCGTGGAGGTGGCGGAACGGATCCGGCTGGCGGTGTCGGAGCTGGCGGCCGAACACGTGACGGCGCCGAGCGGACGGGTGACCGTCAGTGTCGGGGTGGCTACCGCCCGGCCGGGTGAAATCGGTGCCGCGCGGCAGCTTCTGGAGGCCGCCGACCTTAGTCTGTATCAAGCTAAACGGGACGGCCGGAACCGGGTGGGACCGATGGTCACGCACCTGCAAGCAGCATGA
- a CDS encoding response regulator, producing MTVAHVLIVDDDDADTMMIEEALAAEPVPPLVSRVSDGAEALAFLRREGEYADAPRPDLVLLDLNMPRMGGHEALLQIKGDDALKSIPVVVLTTSDALPDITASYVRHANAYVKKPMDLDSFEQAVQRIRRFYAEVAVLPPE from the coding sequence ATGACCGTGGCTCACGTGCTGATCGTCGACGACGACGATGCCGACACCATGATGATCGAGGAAGCGCTGGCCGCCGAGCCGGTGCCGCCTCTGGTGAGCCGGGTGTCGGACGGTGCCGAGGCCTTGGCGTTCCTGCGGCGCGAGGGCGAGTACGCCGACGCGCCCCGCCCCGACCTGGTGCTTCTCGATCTGAACATGCCGCGGATGGGCGGCCATGAGGCGTTGTTGCAGATCAAGGGTGACGACGCGCTGAAGAGCATCCCGGTGGTGGTGCTGACCACGTCGGACGCGCTGCCGGACATCACCGCCAGTTACGTGCGGCACGCCAACGCGTATGTGAAGAAGCCGATGGACCTGGACTCGTTCGAGCAGGCCGTCCAGCGGATCCGGCGCTTCTACGCCGAGGTCGCGGTGCTGCCGCCGGAGTGA